In the Topomyia yanbarensis strain Yona2022 chromosome 3, ASM3024719v1, whole genome shotgun sequence genome, one interval contains:
- the LOC131687634 gene encoding uncharacterized protein LOC131687634 codes for MERRQLKTRARKSTGGHDNGAAKAPMSPTSPTKKVKLAKTSRSIKVKSLTKELEESKARMAALEEALERERAEKEALKASADVLSVSNSVAVESSVELDVAPCASSTHRMGTAVHAEESRFVSSVNQLSVTSLNVPACVPLEDDDDINRHSFEMWKDLLIDSMKLAGIEDEATQFILFRIKAGPRLLSIFKNTRSTEDAPRIETKPFSNALYRLKTYFGSGSDIMLQRRKLALMSQKSEESDLQFVNRVAATARLCEFNNGKEFEEIIGTIAGQARNREVRTAALRMLNKGGSITDLVDKVREIETIRLNEDYYKQKQIQSEPAVIAPIRTDQRRYNTTHNRFQPYQLTPTRQSSRNSRFAELAGWRNTNRDVNYNRRGMNYNRGEKCWRCGNVYHSSSECPAIDKPCRNCNKIGHFQRVCRFSPGQIPPNASKSEPIEQGAKEIAVVEKVETESKPENVKIMKHINVVSSKASLKDEGVILAKVAGMECEFLIDSGAHVNTFTNELFRKLMTR; via the exons ATGGAACGACGGCAGCTCAAGACGAGAGCCAGAAAATCGACTGGTGGTCACGACAATGGCGCAGCGAAGGCTCCAATGAG TCCAACATCACCAACGAAGAAGGTTAAACTTGCAAAGACGTCGAGGtcaattaaagttaaatcatTAACCAAGGAACTGGAAGAGTCCAAGGCTCGTATGGCAGCTTTAGAGGAGGCTTTGGAACGAGAACGCGCTGAAAAAGAGGCTTTGAAAGCAAGTGCGGACGTGTTGAGTGTATCCAACAGTGTTGCTGTTGAGAGTAGTGTTGAACTCGATGTCGCACCATGTGCATCTAGTACTCATCGAATGGGAACAGCAGTACACGCCGAAGAATCCCGTTTCGTATCATCCGTAAACCAGCTTTCGGTGACTTCGCTCAACGTTCCGGCTTGCGTACCATTGGAAGACGACGACGACATAAACAGACACTCGTTTGAGATGTGGAAGGATCTCTTAATTGATTCGATGAAGTTGGCAGGGATTGAGGATGAAGCTACTCAATTTATTCTCTTTAGAATCAAAGCTGGACCCCGTCTGCTGAGTATATTTAAAAATACAAGGAGCACTGAAGATGCCCCAAGAATAGAGACCAAACCATTTTCTAACGCATTGTATCGTTTGAAAACATATTTCGGTTCGGGATCAGATATCATGCTGCAGCGAAGGAAGCTGGCCTTGATGTCGCAAAAATCAGAGGAATCCGACTTACAATTCGTCAATCGAGTGGCTGCAACGGCTAGATTGTGCGAATTCAACAATGGAAAGGAGTTCGAAGAAATCATAGGAACCATCGCAGGACAGGCGCGAAACCGTGAAGTACGGACGGCTGCTTTGAGAATGCTGAACAAAGGTGGCTCAATCACCGACTTGGTCGATAAAGTGCGCGAGATCGAGACAATTCGGCTAAATGAGGATTACTACAAACAGAAACAAATACAATCTGAGCCGGCTGTTATCGCACCCATCAGGACAGATCAACGTAGATATAATACAACTCACAATCGTTTTCAACCATATCAACTGACACCGACGCGCCAGTCTTCGAGAAACTCGAGGTTTGCCGAACTAGCTGGATGGCGTAACACTAACCGTGACGTGAACTACAATCGTCGTGGAATGAACTACAATCGTGGAGAAAAATGTTGGCGATGTGGAAATGTGTACCACTCGTCGTCGGAGTGCCCTGCTATTGACAAGCCATGCAGAAACTGCAACAAAATCGGTCACTTCCAGAGAGTTTGTCGGTTTTCTCCCGGACAGATACCACCGAACGCATCTAAGTCAGAACCAATTGAGCAGGGTGCCAAAGAGATAGCTGTGGTCGAAAAGGTGGAAACGGAATCAAAACCCGAAAAT GTCAAAATCATGAAACACATCAACGTTGTATCATCCAAGGCTTCACTTAAGGATGAGGGAGTTATACTAGCCAAAGTAGCTGGAATGGAATGTGaatttttgattgattcaggCGCCCATGTCAATACATTCACTAACGAGCTGTTCCGGAAGCTGATGA